A genome region from Neptunomonas japonica JAMM 1380 includes the following:
- a CDS encoding glutathione S-transferase family protein: MLKVYGSVLSRAGMVMVTLETLGLEYELISIGTRSEASQSAEYRQINPTGKVPTLQDGDFVLFETQAILYYLVRKYGEGRLWADSPETEADILRWSLFISNQLEACALDMLLQFKGVLQDASAFDKANATLERFLPVLEAQLEGKEYLVGDKTIADIHGAMVLSWPKLAGFDYALYPNVAAWVRRILSSPENKKVATAARM; the protein is encoded by the coding sequence ATGTTGAAAGTATACGGCAGCGTGTTATCTCGAGCGGGTATGGTTATGGTCACACTTGAGACGCTAGGGTTAGAGTATGAGCTTATTAGCATAGGTACACGTAGTGAGGCTTCCCAGTCAGCTGAGTATCGGCAGATAAACCCAACAGGCAAAGTGCCAACATTGCAAGATGGAGACTTTGTCCTGTTCGAAACACAGGCCATCTTGTATTACTTAGTCCGGAAGTATGGCGAAGGGCGTCTATGGGCTGACTCGCCAGAAACTGAAGCAGACATATTACGTTGGTCATTGTTTATCAGTAATCAATTGGAAGCCTGCGCACTGGATATGCTGTTGCAGTTCAAAGGTGTTCTGCAGGACGCTAGTGCGTTTGATAAGGCAAATGCTACTTTAGAGCGCTTCTTGCCTGTTTTAGAAGCGCAGCTTGAAGGGAAAGAGTACTTAGTAGGGGATAAAACCATCGCTGATATTCATGGAGCTATGGTCCTTAGCTGGCCAAAACTAGCCGGCTTTGATTATGCTCTTTATCCTAATGTAGCGGCTTGGGTTCGTAGAATTCTTTCATCACCTGAAAATAAAAAAGTGGCTACTGCTGCAAGAATGTAA
- a CDS encoding M14 family metallopeptidase: protein MLKISSQFDAGNIEVIESSSVQNIQLKIRKDQGSDFFQWFYFRVQGGAGEALRMRLLNAKDAAYPDGWDDYKAVASYDRQEWFRVPSCYENGELIIEHMPEQGSIYYAYFAPYSFEQHLDLVAGAQQSELCEVQDVGSSLDGRDINLLRIASDEADTTRKINVWVTARQHPGETMAEWFVEGMLERLLDEEDALASLLLERCIFWVVPNMNPDGSVRGHLRTNAVGTNLNREWQTPTLEKSPEVLYVRDQMMANGVDLFLDIHGDEALPCNFIAGQAGAPDVTDKILAEEAQFEEDLRRVNPDFQLERGYEPGKFGPETLTVGSFWVGDHFKCPAMTLEMPFKDHDERPDPAYGWSPERSRKLGASILNPIKDWLATR, encoded by the coding sequence ATGCTTAAAATTAGCAGCCAGTTTGATGCGGGCAATATCGAGGTTATTGAATCATCCTCGGTACAAAATATTCAGTTAAAGATCCGTAAAGATCAAGGTTCAGACTTTTTTCAGTGGTTCTATTTTCGAGTTCAAGGTGGTGCAGGTGAAGCATTGCGTATGCGTTTGCTTAATGCAAAAGACGCGGCTTACCCTGATGGTTGGGATGATTATAAGGCTGTTGCCTCTTATGACCGGCAAGAGTGGTTTCGAGTACCGTCATGCTATGAAAATGGTGAGTTGATTATTGAACACATGCCTGAGCAAGGTAGTATTTATTACGCTTATTTTGCGCCATATAGCTTTGAGCAGCACCTTGACTTGGTTGCTGGTGCTCAACAATCTGAGTTATGTGAAGTTCAAGATGTTGGTAGCTCATTAGATGGCCGAGATATTAACCTCTTACGTATTGCTTCTGATGAGGCTGACACTACACGCAAGATTAATGTGTGGGTGACGGCACGCCAGCATCCGGGAGAAACCATGGCTGAATGGTTTGTCGAAGGGATGTTAGAGCGGCTTCTTGATGAAGAAGACGCATTAGCAAGTTTGCTTTTAGAGCGCTGTATATTTTGGGTCGTGCCAAATATGAACCCTGATGGTTCAGTCCGAGGGCATCTTCGAACCAATGCTGTAGGTACAAACCTTAATCGCGAATGGCAAACACCGACATTAGAAAAAAGCCCTGAAGTTTTATATGTCAGAGATCAGATGATGGCGAATGGGGTTGATCTGTTCCTTGATATCCATGGCGATGAAGCGTTACCGTGTAATTTTATTGCCGGACAGGCGGGAGCACCTGATGTCACTGATAAGATCTTGGCTGAAGAAGCGCAGTTTGAAGAAGATCTTCGTCGTGTTAATCCTGACTTTCAGCTGGAAAGAGGGTATGAGCCAGGTAAGTTTGGGCCTGAAACCCTAACGGTAGGCTCGTTTTGGGTGGGTGATCATTTTAAGTGCCCCGCAATGACCTTAGAAATGCCGTTTAAGGATCATGATGAGCGTCCGGATCCTGCTTATGGTTGGTCGCCAGAGCGCTCCCGAAAACTTGGGGCGTCTATTCTGAATCCAATCAAAGACTGGTTGGCGACTCGCTAA
- a CDS encoding TetR/AcrR family transcriptional regulator — protein sequence MTKDKKTYHHGDLRKTLLDTATKIIREGGVETLSIRKLADQVGVSRTAPYHHFKDKNELLCAIAEQGFLLQDQAVKKIPAQYPKLAPAALFKQYVLAYIRFANEQPETYDLMFGREIWKTGTPTESLKVISKSSFRIWVEWVEELKEKNLFNQEEPTLRIAQASWAALHGLCRLFNDGIYVNRDDLEAIATTTVHMLIQTSGDVTKSKEKL from the coding sequence ATGACTAAAGATAAAAAGACGTATCACCATGGTGACCTGCGCAAAACACTACTGGACACAGCTACGAAAATTATTCGTGAAGGCGGCGTTGAGACACTTTCTATACGAAAGCTTGCCGACCAAGTCGGCGTATCCAGAACCGCCCCTTATCATCATTTTAAAGATAAAAACGAACTGCTATGCGCTATCGCTGAACAAGGTTTTTTACTGCAAGATCAAGCAGTAAAGAAAATACCTGCCCAATACCCAAAACTGGCACCCGCGGCTTTATTTAAGCAATACGTACTCGCCTATATTCGCTTTGCCAATGAGCAGCCAGAAACTTACGATCTCATGTTCGGTCGTGAAATATGGAAGACAGGCACACCCACTGAATCACTAAAAGTGATATCAAAAAGCAGCTTTAGAATTTGGGTAGAATGGGTAGAAGAACTCAAAGAAAAGAATTTATTTAATCAAGAAGAGCCAACGCTGCGCATCGCACAAGCCAGCTGGGCCGCACTGCATGGACTGTGTAGACTGTTTAACGATGGCATCTATGTAAATCGCGATGACCTAGAAGCCATTGCCACAACAACCGTTCATATGTTGATTCAAACGAGTGGAGACGTGACAAAGAGCAAAGAGAAATTATAA
- a CDS encoding prenyltransferase, which translates to MNHIRKDKYKFSQALRPFSFAVALIACGAGVSLAWADGGQNLPNILLVLLGGVLLQAGVNLINDYSDISDHYNLEVDQAAAIKQNFRIGLCCFALATLIGLWFVYQIGVDFLYLCLVGLVGALGYTLRPVNYKSRGLGVVLVFWLMGVLMVVGSYLAVMGQWSVSIILFSIPISLLVSLLLLSNELRDFEADKQANIQTLVVRIGYSAGSFIYKMIIVCVALSVVLLAWWFNHAWLLSGLIAFAFLPKLLVLLKANAPERVALTKGSGRFLMAFGVLYNFSLLFVTSPLV; encoded by the coding sequence ATGAATCACATTAGAAAAGATAAATATAAATTCAGTCAAGCATTGCGGCCTTTTTCATTTGCCGTAGCACTAATTGCTTGTGGTGCCGGTGTTTCACTTGCGTGGGCTGATGGTGGGCAGAACCTGCCCAATATCTTATTAGTGCTACTGGGTGGGGTTTTGTTGCAAGCTGGTGTTAACTTGATTAATGACTATTCAGATATCAGTGATCACTATAATTTAGAGGTTGATCAGGCAGCGGCGATAAAACAAAACTTTCGAATAGGCTTGTGCTGCTTTGCGCTAGCGACCTTGATAGGCTTATGGTTTGTCTACCAGATAGGTGTGGATTTCTTATATTTATGCCTCGTTGGCTTAGTTGGTGCTCTGGGCTACACATTACGACCGGTTAACTATAAAAGTAGAGGGTTGGGTGTCGTCTTGGTGTTTTGGTTGATGGGCGTGTTAATGGTGGTTGGCAGCTATCTAGCCGTTATGGGGCAATGGAGCGTTTCCATTATTCTCTTCAGTATTCCTATTAGTTTATTGGTATCTCTATTGCTGCTAAGTAACGAGCTAAGAGATTTTGAGGCCGATAAGCAAGCCAACATACAAACATTGGTGGTGCGGATTGGTTACTCAGCAGGTAGCTTTATTTATAAGATGATTATTGTCTGCGTGGCATTAAGCGTGGTATTGCTAGCATGGTGGTTTAATCATGCTTGGTTGTTATCTGGGCTAATCGCATTTGCTTTTTTACCAAAGCTACTTGTTTTACTTAAAGCCAATGCCCCAGAACGAGTGGCATTGACTAAGGGGAGTGGGCGTTTTTTGATGGCCTTCGGGGTGCTTTATAATTTCTCTTTGCTCTTTGTCACGTCTCCACTCGTTTGA
- the thpR gene encoding RNA 2',3'-cyclic phosphodiesterase, translated as MRIRTFFALRLHDSVVRQLADHADGLCEYDRKLEVDWVDSDQYHLTLCFLGDTALDQVELLEQLAKQQLKDELSFQVCLEKVNYYEISKKLSLIAALPSENTALRSLQKSVASMVKEAGIKSDLADFKPHITLGKLPNKNKLKHPKQWPELNLYSLADSVVLLQSKPGEHGSVYTPLFEIDLQDLA; from the coding sequence ATGAGGATTCGAACGTTTTTTGCCCTACGGCTGCATGACTCCGTTGTAAGGCAGTTGGCTGATCATGCCGATGGCTTGTGTGAATATGACCGCAAGCTCGAAGTGGACTGGGTTGATTCAGACCAATACCATTTAACCCTTTGCTTTCTTGGTGACACGGCTCTTGATCAAGTTGAATTGCTAGAACAATTAGCAAAGCAACAATTGAAAGATGAGCTATCGTTTCAAGTGTGTTTGGAAAAAGTTAATTATTACGAAATTAGTAAAAAGCTTTCATTAATAGCGGCACTGCCTTCAGAGAATACAGCGTTACGTTCTTTGCAAAAAAGTGTAGCTAGCATGGTTAAAGAGGCTGGCATAAAAAGTGACTTAGCTGATTTTAAACCACATATTACACTAGGGAAGCTGCCTAATAAAAATAAGCTTAAACACCCCAAACAGTGGCCAGAATTAAACTTATATAGTTTGGCTGACTCCGTGGTTTTACTGCAGAGTAAACCTGGCGAGCATGGTTCTGTTTATACACCGTTGTTTGAAATCGACCTGCAAGATCTTGCCTAA
- a CDS encoding LysR family transcriptional regulator, producing MELRWLDDFIALAGTRHFSRAAEERNVTQPTLSRRIKLLEDEMGVTLIDRNTLPLSLTPAGEVFLSGAENMSRIARDTKSQCREIRKQVESRLRFATTQTLYLLFYRNWLMPASERHSIPIDLNLNSTSWAASDFVAALTQGQCDLVLCYWHPLINFIQELEGPEFEYLVVCEEELVPVTALGEDNQPLYQLPGSPRNPLPYISYHASSFLRPLVDHSLLKVAQPPDLVTINENMHSVSVKAMIKEGFGVGWLPKRLVSESLTYNSLSLAGDEQWNIPLQIRLYRLKDSHRATLDPFWEKMREELHTDGLIEVQT from the coding sequence ATGGAGTTAAGGTGGTTAGATGATTTCATCGCCTTGGCTGGTACTCGCCATTTCTCTCGAGCAGCAGAAGAGCGCAATGTTACTCAGCCTACGCTGAGTCGTCGCATCAAACTGCTTGAAGATGAGATGGGGGTGACGCTGATTGACCGAAATACTCTGCCGTTAAGCTTAACGCCTGCCGGAGAGGTTTTTCTTTCTGGGGCAGAGAACATGTCGCGCATCGCTCGCGATACAAAATCTCAATGTCGTGAAATTCGCAAGCAAGTAGAAAGTCGTTTACGTTTTGCTACCACGCAAACACTCTACTTGCTGTTTTATCGGAACTGGTTAATGCCAGCTTCTGAGCGACACAGTATTCCGATTGATCTAAACCTGAACTCAACATCCTGGGCTGCCAGCGACTTTGTTGCCGCGTTAACACAAGGGCAGTGCGACCTAGTGTTGTGTTACTGGCATCCGCTGATTAATTTTATACAAGAGCTTGAGGGCCCAGAGTTTGAATACTTGGTGGTGTGCGAGGAAGAGCTAGTTCCTGTTACTGCGTTAGGGGAAGATAATCAGCCTCTCTATCAGCTTCCTGGGAGCCCTCGTAACCCTCTTCCCTATATTAGCTATCACGCAAGTTCATTCTTAAGGCCGCTGGTTGATCACTCATTGCTTAAAGTAGCGCAACCCCCAGATCTAGTTACTATCAATGAAAATATGCACTCGGTGAGTGTCAAGGCCATGATTAAAGAGGGGTTTGGTGTGGGTTGGTTGCCAAAGCGTTTGGTGAGCGAAAGCCTTACTTATAATAGCCTCTCGCTAGCGGGGGATGAACAATGGAATATTCCGCTACAAATTCGTTTATACCGTCTGAAAGATAGCCACCGTGCAACGCTTGATCCTTTTTGGGAAAAAATGCGTGAAGAACTACACACTGACGGACTTATTGAGGTGCAGACTTAA
- the pepQ gene encoding Xaa-Pro dipeptidase, giving the protein MEALFKDHLAILVQRCAALFEQEQLDAMLIHSGSTKNYFLDDYAPAFKPNPHFVQWMPFLTEHPECWVLIKPGCKPSLYIYSPDDFWHMTATEPTDFWSELFDIHLYTDQANRLKQINVNGDIALISENNIELPQLKIKHNPESLMHALHYQRAEKTAWEQRCIREANRIAIKGHRFTRRGFFEGLSEFELHQGYLSATTHLERELPYSNIVGLNEHAAVLHYQHKDRIAPSQHHTLLVDAGAVCHGYVADITRTVSQGNQDFQALLAAMDQAQLALVETIKPGISFLTLHEDMHQKLFSILSNAEIIKREVVLSPVERLSITRAFYPHGLGHLLGIQVHDIGGWQQNSKGLMQAPPEQHPFLRLTRTLTENMVVTVEPGLYFIPLLLDQLKSTPLACHINWGLVNELTPWGGIRIEDNVCVTSTGVQNYTRDALNGLN; this is encoded by the coding sequence ATGGAAGCTCTATTTAAAGATCACCTAGCCATCCTTGTGCAACGTTGTGCTGCTTTGTTTGAGCAAGAGCAATTGGATGCTATGTTAATTCACTCAGGAAGTACTAAAAATTACTTTCTCGATGACTATGCGCCGGCATTTAAGCCTAATCCACACTTTGTACAATGGATGCCATTTCTAACAGAGCACCCAGAATGCTGGGTGTTGATAAAACCTGGCTGTAAACCAAGCTTATATATCTACTCGCCTGATGATTTTTGGCATATGACAGCGACAGAGCCCACTGATTTTTGGAGTGAGCTATTTGATATCCATCTATATACAGATCAAGCAAATCGGCTAAAGCAGATCAATGTCAATGGTGATATTGCATTGATCTCGGAAAATAATATTGAGCTTCCACAATTAAAAATCAAGCATAATCCAGAGTCGTTGATGCATGCTTTGCATTACCAGCGTGCAGAAAAAACGGCATGGGAGCAACGCTGCATACGTGAAGCTAATCGCATTGCAATTAAAGGCCATCGCTTTACTCGACGTGGGTTTTTTGAAGGTTTAAGTGAGTTTGAGCTGCATCAAGGCTACCTGAGTGCCACGACTCATCTTGAACGTGAATTGCCTTACAGTAATATTGTTGGTCTTAATGAGCATGCCGCTGTTTTGCATTATCAGCATAAGGATCGTATTGCCCCTTCGCAGCACCACACTTTACTGGTGGATGCCGGCGCTGTATGCCATGGATATGTAGCGGATATTACACGTACGGTAAGCCAAGGTAATCAGGATTTTCAGGCTTTGTTGGCCGCGATGGATCAAGCGCAATTAGCCTTGGTTGAAACAATTAAACCGGGTATCTCTTTTCTTACTCTTCATGAAGATATGCACCAAAAATTGTTTTCTATATTGTCTAATGCAGAAATCATTAAACGTGAAGTGGTTCTCTCTCCTGTAGAGAGGCTATCGATTACACGTGCTTTTTACCCACATGGCTTAGGGCATTTGCTCGGCATACAGGTGCATGATATTGGTGGCTGGCAGCAAAACAGTAAAGGCCTCATGCAAGCACCGCCGGAGCAACATCCATTCTTACGTTTAACGCGTACATTGACAGAAAATATGGTGGTTACTGTTGAGCCAGGTTTATATTTTATTCCGTTACTACTGGATCAATTGAAGTCGACACCCCTAGCTTGCCATATTAACTGGGGATTAGTGAACGAACTAACACCATGGGGAGGTATTCGTATTGAAGATAATGTATGTGTTACCTCCACAGGCGTACAGAACTATACTCGTGATGCACTTAATGGATTGAATTAG
- a CDS encoding ABC transporter permease, which produces MSEPTLKMEQPPTALQRFKASHFWHSFKIDRVAQLSFLIFLTYAVLAISASFIAPFDPYDASQIDIMNSEIPPSWQEEGEEGFLLGTDAQGRDMLSTILYGTRVSLVIGLCAVALQALLGIVIGLTAGYIGGRVDSFLMRIADIQLSFSTLMVAIIVLAVFQATFGTELYQQLAMIMLILVIGIAEWPQYARTIRASVLAEKKKEYVDAARVMGFGRLRIMFRHILPNTLSPILVISTVQIANAIISEASLSFLGLGMPVSQPSLGSLISSGFEYIFSGAWWITVIPGVVLVVLVLVMNLLGDWMRDVLNPKLYKG; this is translated from the coding sequence ATGTCTGAACCTACGCTAAAAATGGAACAGCCCCCTACGGCTTTACAACGTTTTAAAGCATCGCACTTTTGGCATAGCTTTAAAATTGATCGTGTCGCACAACTTAGTTTTTTGATTTTTTTGACATATGCAGTGCTGGCTATATCAGCTTCGTTTATCGCACCGTTTGATCCTTACGATGCATCCCAAATTGATATTATGAACTCTGAGATCCCACCTAGCTGGCAGGAAGAGGGTGAAGAAGGGTTTCTACTGGGCACGGATGCACAAGGACGCGATATGCTGTCGACGATCCTCTATGGTACACGCGTGTCTCTGGTGATCGGGCTGTGTGCAGTGGCTTTGCAGGCGCTATTAGGTATCGTCATTGGCTTAACGGCGGGTTATATCGGTGGACGAGTAGATAGTTTTTTGATGCGTATAGCAGATATTCAGCTGTCTTTCTCGACGCTAATGGTTGCTATTATTGTCTTGGCTGTATTTCAAGCAACCTTTGGTACCGAGCTGTATCAACAGCTGGCCATGATTATGTTGATTTTGGTGATAGGTATTGCTGAATGGCCACAATATGCACGTACTATTCGTGCCTCAGTGTTGGCTGAAAAAAAGAAAGAGTATGTTGATGCAGCCAGAGTGATGGGGTTTGGGCGGTTAAGAATCATGTTCCGTCACATCTTACCTAATACGCTATCACCCATTCTTGTTATCTCTACAGTACAGATCGCGAATGCCATTATATCTGAAGCCTCATTGTCCTTTTTGGGGCTAGGTATGCCGGTTTCACAACCATCGCTTGGGTCGCTAATTTCTAGTGGTTTTGAGTATATTTTTTCTGGCGCATGGTGGATAACGGTTATACCTGGCGTTGTTCTTGTTGTGCTAGTCCTGGTGATGAACTTGCTCGGTGACTGGATGCGCGATGTTCTTAACCCAAAACTGTATAAGGGGTAA
- a CDS encoding ABC transporter ATP-binding protein — translation MPLLEVNNLEVCFGLRSGAVKALRDVSFTLERGERLGVVGESGAGKSVLGFSIINLLSRPGQISSGSVHFEGNDLASLAPGELRSIRGNRISMIFQDPMMTLNPVLTIGVQMVECLLAHRKISKADAKRISLKKLQQVQIPSPEKRLDQYPHELSGGMRQRIVIAIGLLLDPDIIIADEPTTALDVTIQAEIMDLMLNLCEQNNVALILITHDLGVVSQVTQRMLVMYAGRIIEQGPTKEVINDAQHPYTQGLMNALPQMAIPGQKLNQIKGTMPPLQRIPKGCSFNPRCEYVMDVCKQKLPSFTESGNCQVACHMVAESKQDKLLIKEV, via the coding sequence ATGCCTTTGTTAGAAGTTAACAACTTAGAAGTGTGCTTTGGCCTTCGCAGTGGCGCGGTTAAAGCATTGCGTGATGTCAGCTTTACACTGGAGCGCGGTGAGCGCCTTGGTGTAGTTGGCGAATCGGGTGCGGGTAAATCAGTATTAGGTTTCTCGATTATTAATCTCTTATCACGCCCCGGCCAGATTTCATCAGGAAGTGTTCATTTTGAAGGGAATGACCTGGCAAGCTTAGCGCCTGGCGAGTTGCGCTCGATTCGCGGTAATCGTATATCGATGATTTTCCAAGATCCGATGATGACCTTGAACCCTGTACTGACCATTGGTGTGCAGATGGTGGAGTGTCTATTAGCGCATCGCAAGATTTCTAAGGCGGATGCCAAGCGTATTTCCTTGAAAAAATTACAGCAAGTACAGATTCCGTCGCCCGAAAAACGTTTGGATCAATATCCGCATGAACTCTCTGGCGGTATGCGCCAGCGTATTGTTATTGCTATTGGTCTGTTACTTGATCCCGACATCATAATTGCTGATGAGCCAACAACGGCACTGGATGTAACCATCCAAGCTGAGATCATGGATTTGATGCTCAATCTTTGTGAGCAAAATAATGTGGCATTGATTCTGATTACCCACGACCTAGGCGTTGTCTCGCAGGTGACGCAGCGCATGTTGGTGATGTATGCCGGGCGCATTATTGAGCAAGGCCCGACTAAAGAAGTCATTAACGATGCCCAGCACCCATATACACAAGGGTTAATGAATGCCTTGCCTCAGATGGCAATTCCAGGTCAGAAACTGAATCAAATTAAAGGCACTATGCCACCTTTGCAGCGTATTCCTAAGGGGTGTTCGTTTAACCCGCGTTGTGAATATGTCATGGATGTATGTAAACAGAAACTGCCGTCTTTCACTGAGTCGGGTAACTGTCAGGTTGCTTGTCATATGGTGGCTGAATCAAAGCAAGATAAATTGCTGATCAAAGAGGTGTAA
- the yegQ gene encoding tRNA 5-hydroxyuridine modification protein YegQ, producing MRSPELLSPAGTLKNMKYAFAYGADAVYAGQPRYSLRVRNNDFTMANLAEGIDYAHQLNKKFFLASNILPHNSKLTTYIDDLRPVIAMGPDAIIMSDPGLIMLVKENFPDIPIHLSVQANTMNWAAVKFWHQAGVERVILSRELSLDEIAEIRQRCPEMEIEVFVHGALCIAYSGRCLLSGYINKRDPNQGTCTNTCRWKYDAHEAKQDDSGDIIPVQSFDPAQVKNAPALGEGEHTDKIFLLQEETRPGEYMPAFEDEHGTYIMNSKDLRAIQHVHKLAEMGVDSLKIEGRTKSHYYAARTAQSYRKAIDDAVAGRPFDMGLMDELENLASRGFTEGFYRRHVHDEYQNYETGHSIGVHQQFVGEVSNYDAEAGMMTIEVKNHFKQGDTLELMTPTGNRKFTLGTMINKRGESVDVAPGSGHVMQIPMDFEAGIDMSYALLMRDLPNAPGAV from the coding sequence ATGCGAAGCCCAGAATTATTGTCTCCTGCGGGAACATTAAAAAACATGAAATATGCATTTGCCTATGGTGCAGATGCTGTTTATGCCGGACAGCCTCGATATAGTCTACGGGTGCGTAATAACGACTTTACTATGGCGAATCTTGCTGAGGGTATTGATTACGCTCACCAGTTAAATAAAAAGTTCTTTCTGGCCAGTAATATCTTGCCTCACAATAGCAAGCTGACGACATATATCGATGACCTTCGCCCTGTTATTGCGATGGGACCCGATGCCATTATTATGTCGGACCCAGGTTTAATCATGCTGGTGAAAGAAAACTTCCCAGACATACCGATTCACTTGTCAGTACAAGCGAACACGATGAACTGGGCTGCCGTTAAGTTTTGGCATCAGGCCGGTGTTGAGCGAGTAATACTGTCTCGTGAGTTGTCGTTAGACGAAATTGCTGAGATTCGTCAGCGCTGCCCAGAAATGGAAATTGAAGTTTTCGTACATGGTGCTTTGTGTATTGCTTATTCTGGCCGTTGTTTGCTTTCTGGTTATATTAATAAGCGTGACCCTAATCAGGGTACTTGCACTAATACATGCCGTTGGAAGTACGATGCTCATGAAGCTAAGCAGGATGATTCAGGTGATATCATTCCAGTGCAGTCTTTTGATCCTGCGCAAGTTAAAAATGCACCCGCTTTAGGTGAAGGTGAGCACACAGATAAGATTTTCCTGCTTCAGGAAGAGACTCGTCCGGGTGAATATATGCCTGCTTTTGAAGATGAACATGGCACATATATCATGAATTCAAAAGACCTGCGCGCTATTCAGCATGTACATAAATTAGCAGAGATGGGCGTAGACTCGCTAAAAATTGAAGGGCGTACTAAGTCGCATTATTATGCAGCCCGCACCGCTCAGTCTTATCGTAAAGCAATTGATGATGCTGTCGCTGGACGACCGTTTGATATGGGCCTAATGGATGAGTTGGAAAACTTAGCAAGCCGTGGCTTTACGGAAGGCTTTTATCGTCGTCATGTGCATGATGAGTATCAAAACTATGAAACAGGGCACTCTATCGGTGTGCATCAGCAGTTTGTTGGTGAAGTGTCGAACTACGATGCAGAAGCAGGCATGATGACCATTGAAGTGAAAAATCACTTTAAGCAGGGTGATACGCTTGAGCTGATGACACCAACAGGTAACCGAAAATTCACATTGGGTACTATGATCAACAAACGCGGTGAATCTGTGGATGTTGCACCAGGTTCTGGTCATGTTATGCAAATACCCATGGATTTCGAAGCGGGTATTGATATGAGCTATGCTTTATTGATGCGCGATTTACCCAATGCACCAGGTGCTGTGTAA
- a CDS encoding ABC transporter ATP-binding protein, with the protein MAEQNNSLVQVRDLYKRFSISGDLLDQLQFKGGKLTRHQEYVHAINGVSLDVMKGEALCVVGESGCGKSTVARTVMGLLTPTAGQVSYRGERIDNLSDKQMLPYRKKMQMIFQNPYASLNPRMTIMETLKEPIRFHNPSMASAEINDIIAEVMLSVGVDPSWGERYSHEFSGGQRQRISIARALAVDPEFIVADEPISALDVSIQAQVLNLMMDAQEQRNLTYLFITHDLSVVEHFGTRVAVMYLGTLCELAPTKQLFSSPRHPYTQALMSAIPRLEDDRPDYIKLSGEVPTPVNLPSGCVFHGRCPHANERCKQEIPVLTLLDDGTQVACHGVEENRL; encoded by the coding sequence ATGGCAGAACAAAATAATTCATTGGTACAAGTCAGAGACTTGTATAAACGTTTTTCTATCTCCGGCGATTTGCTAGATCAGCTGCAGTTTAAAGGTGGCAAGCTAACGCGTCATCAAGAGTATGTGCACGCCATTAATGGTGTCTCTCTAGATGTAATGAAAGGGGAAGCGCTGTGCGTGGTAGGTGAGTCGGGTTGTGGTAAATCAACTGTGGCTAGAACGGTGATGGGGTTGCTAACCCCAACGGCGGGGCAAGTCTCTTATCGTGGCGAACGTATTGATAATTTGAGCGATAAGCAGATGCTGCCTTATCGTAAAAAAATGCAGATGATCTTCCAGAATCCCTATGCATCTTTAAACCCACGTATGACCATTATGGAAACGTTGAAAGAACCCATTCGTTTTCATAATCCGTCGATGGCATCGGCGGAAATTAACGACATAATAGCAGAAGTTATGTTGTCGGTAGGTGTTGATCCCAGTTGGGGAGAGCGCTATTCACATGAGTTTTCTGGTGGGCAGAGGCAGCGTATTAGTATTGCGCGTGCACTCGCGGTTGATCCTGAGTTCATCGTGGCAGATGAGCCTATTTCAGCGTTGGATGTGTCAATTCAGGCGCAAGTCTTGAATCTGATGATGGATGCACAAGAGCAGCGTAATTTAACGTATCTGTTTATTACACATGACCTTTCTGTTGTTGAACACTTTGGTACACGTGTAGCGGTTATGTATTTGGGCACCTTGTGTGAATTGGCACCAACTAAGCAGCTGTTTTCGAGCCCTCGCCACCCTTATACGCAAGCGTTGATGTCGGCAATTCCTCGTTTAGAAGACGACAGGCCTGATTATATTAAGCTTAGTGGTGAAGTCCCCACACCCGTTAACTTGCCTTCTGGTTGCGTGTTCCATGGCCGTTGCCCTCATGCTAACGAGCGCTGTAAGCAAGAAATTCCTGTGTTAACTCTTCTCGATGATGGTACTCAAGTTGCTTGTCACGGTGTGGAAGAGAATCGCCTGTAG